GCGCGGCTTAGGCCGGTTTGGGCGCGAGGGCAACCGCTAAAGGTTTCATCGCCACGCTAATTATTGCAACTTATTCGCAAGTGCATTAATAGGCGCGCCATCTTCGACATAGCGACGCTCGCCGCTGCTCGGGCTGATCCACACCACCATCACTTTGCCCGAAGCATCGTCGATGAACCGCTCCGGCGTTGGGCGCCAGTCCCCGCCCACTGGCCGCTCGCGCGCCGCACCGTAGCGCGCCCGCTCGAACAGCACGCCCGCCAGCACCACCCCGGTCCAGATCAGCACCGGCCATTGCGAGGGCACCATCACGACCACGATCAGCGCCACGGTGAACGCGACCATCGCCGCGACGGTGACGAACACGCGCAGCATCACTCGGGCGCCGGATCGAGGATGACGGCGGTGCCATACGCCACCACCTCGTTCATCGACTGCGCGATCGCCCCCGAGTCGAAGCGCATCATCACGACGGCATTGGCGCCCATCAGGGTCGCGTTCTGCACCATCCGGTCGATCGCATGGCGCCGCGTCTCCTCGATCAACCGGGTATATTCCGGGATCTCCCCGCCGATGATCGAGCGCAGGCTCGCGGTGATGTTGCCACCCAGCCCCCGGCTGCGCACGACAACGCCGAACACCTGGCCGAGTGTGGCGCGAACGGCGTGACCGGGGACGGTTTCGGTGGTGGTGACGAGCATGACGGAGCCTCTCCTAAGCGTTGGAGAAAGGTATCACCGCATGTCGATCGGGCCAAATGCGATCCGCTCGGCTTTCATGTTCCCCCGCGAAGGCGGGGGTCCAGTCTGGGCCTCCGCCTTCGCGGAGGAACATACCTAGGGAGAGAGGCGGGTCGTTACGCCGCGCCCGCCGAACCATGCCCCTGCGCGAGATAGTCGTCCGACTGCATCTCCTCCAGCCGGCTCACCGTCCGCTCGAACTCGAAGTGGCCGTCGCCGCGCTCGTACAACTGGTCCGGCGCCGCATCCGCCGCCGCGAGCAGCTTGACCTTATGCTCGTACAAAGCGTCGATCAGCGCGACGAAGCGCGCCGCCTCGTTGCGGTTCTCCGGCCCGAGCTTGGGGATGCCGACGAGGATCACGGTATGATAGCGCCGCGCCACCGCGAGATAATCCGCCGCCCCGCGCGCCTCGCCGCACAGCCGCTTGAACGAGAACACCGCGACACCCTTGATGCTCTTGGGCACATGCAGCGTGCGCCCGCCCTCGACCGGAATGTCCTCGGCCGGCACATGCGCGCGGTCCTCGACCGGAAAGTCGGTCAGCCGGAAGAAATCGCCCGACAGCAGCGCCGTCGCCTTGGGGCCGTTTGGCACCAGCCAGGTATCGATCTTGCCGAGCCGGTCGCGCCGGTAATCCACGGGACCGTTGAGCGTCAGCACGTCCATCTTCTGCGCGATCAGGTCGATGAAAGGCAGGAAATGCTCGCGGTTGAGACCGTTCTTGTAGAGGTCGCTCGGGTGCCGGTTCGATGTCGTCACCACCGTCACGCCCTCGGCGAGCAATTGCGTGAACAGCCGCGACAGGATCATCGCGTCGGGGCTGTTGGTCACCATGATCTCGTCGAACGCGAGCACCCGCGTTTCCTCGGCGATCGCGCGCGCGGCGGGGATGATCGGGTCGCCGACCTCCTTGGCGCGCTCGGCGGCGATTCGGCGATGCACTTCGAGCATGAATTCGCTGAAATGCACGCGGCGCTTGCGACGGATCGCGAGGCTGTCGAAGAACAGGTCCATCAGCATCGACTTGCCGCGCCCGACCCCGCCCCAGATGTACAGCCCGCGCACCGGATCGGGCTTGCGCCCAAGCAGCTTCCACAGCGTCGAGCCGCGCTTCGGCACCGCCTGGAGTTCGGCCGCAAGCGAATCGAGCCGCGCCGCCACCGCCGCCTGCTCGGCATCGACCCGCAACTCGCCCGAGGCGACGAGCGCATTGTACCGGGCGAGAACGTTACCCATGCCGCGTGCCTTACAGGACGCGCTCGGCTTCCATCTTCTTGATCTCGGCGATCGCCTTGGCCGGGTTCAGCCCCTTCGGGCAGACGTTCGCGCAGTTCATGATCGTGTGGCAGCGATACAGACGGAACGGATCTTCGAGCTGGTCGAGCCGCTCGCCGGTCATCTCGTCGCGGCTGTCGGCGAGCCAGCGATACGCTTGCAACAGGATCGCCGGCCCGAGGAACTTGTCCGAATTCCACCAATAGCTCGGGCACGAGGTCGAGCAGCACGCGCACAGGATGCACTCGTACAGGCCGTCGAGCTTCTCGCGGTCCTCAGGCGACTGGAGCCGCTCCTTGCCGGGGTTGGGGGTGACGGTCTGCAACCACGGCTTGATCGACGAATATTGCGCGTAGAAATGCGTGAAATCGGGAACCAAATCCTTGATGACATCCATGTGCGGCAGCGGCGTGATGCGGATGTCGCCCTTGATGTCCTCGATCGCGGTGGTGCAGGCGAGGCCGTTCTTGCCGTCCATGTTCATCGCGCACGATCCGCAGATGCCCTCGCGGCACGACCGGCGGAAGGTCAGCGACGAATCCTGTTCGGACTTCATCTTGATCAGCGCGTCGAGCACCATCGGGCCGCACGTGTCGAGATCGATCTCGAACGTGTCGTAGCGCGGGTTTTCGCCGAGATCGGGATCGTAGCGGTAGATCTTGAAGGTCTTGACGCGCTTCGCCTCCGCAGCCGCCTTGTGGACCTTGCCGGTCGCCTTGGGCTTGCTGTTCGCGGGAAGGAAGAATTCGGCCATTGTGATCGGTGTCCCGTGGCTGGTGAGCGGCGAAGCGCCCGGACTTTGCACTGCCGTTACACAAGCATGCGCCGCCTCGCAAACATTCCCTCGCGTGCCACAACGCGGGTGCGGGGCGACGCGTGGATTTTTCTACCGATCGGTAAAGATTCTTTTTGACGGCATCAACGTGTTGATATCGTTTTACCTTTGCCAAAATCCCGCCGTCAGCCCGGCGCCGCGCGGGCTTGATCCGCCGCGCGGCACCGCCATCTTCGCCGCGACGCGGAAAGACCGTCCATCCGGCGGGACTGCGCAAGGAGTTCGTCATGAGCACCAGATTCGAAGGCAAGAAGGCGATCGTCACCGGCGGCTCGCGCGGCATCGGCGCCGCCATCGCCAAGCGGCTCGCCGCCGATGGCGCGGACGTCGCCATCACCTATGCCGGCAACCAGGAAGCCGCCAACGTCACCGTCGGCGCGATCACCGCCGCCGGCCGTCGCGGCCACGCCATCCAGGCCAACGCGGGCGATCCCGCCGCGCAGGCCGCCGCGATCGGACAGGCGATCGACTCGCTCGGCGGGCTCGACATCCTCGTCCACAATGCCGGCGTGTTCGAGATCGCAGCGGTGGACCAGACCGACAGCGCCGCGTTCGAGCGGATCTTCGCGGTCAACGTCGGCGGCGTGCAGGCCGGCACCGCCGCCGCCGCGCCGCGCATCAACGATGGCGGGCGGATCATCATCATCGGCAGCATCAACGGCGACCGCGCGTTCATGCCCGGCCTCGCCCCCTACGGCGCCTCGAAGGCGGCGGTGGCGGGGCTGGCGCGCGGCTGGGCGCGGGATCTGGCGCCGCGCGGCATCCTCGTCAACG
This genomic stretch from Sphingomonas panacis harbors:
- a CDS encoding YbjQ family protein, whose protein sequence is MLVTTTETVPGHAVRATLGQVFGVVVRSRGLGGNITASLRSIIGGEIPEYTRLIEETRRHAIDRMVQNATLMGANAVVMMRFDSGAIAQSMNEVVAYGTAVILDPAPE
- the zapE gene encoding cell division protein ZapE, with translation MGNVLARYNALVASGELRVDAEQAAVAARLDSLAAELQAVPKRGSTLWKLLGRKPDPVRGLYIWGGVGRGKSMLMDLFFDSLAIRRKRRVHFSEFMLEVHRRIAAERAKEVGDPIIPAARAIAEETRVLAFDEIMVTNSPDAMILSRLFTQLLAEGVTVVTTSNRHPSDLYKNGLNREHFLPFIDLIAQKMDVLTLNGPVDYRRDRLGKIDTWLVPNGPKATALLSGDFFRLTDFPVEDRAHVPAEDIPVEGGRTLHVPKSIKGVAVFSFKRLCGEARGAADYLAVARRYHTVILVGIPKLGPENRNEAARFVALIDALYEHKVKLLAAADAAPDQLYERGDGHFEFERTVSRLEEMQSDDYLAQGHGSAGAA
- a CDS encoding succinate dehydrogenase iron-sulfur subunit, with the translated sequence MAEFFLPANSKPKATGKVHKAAAEAKRVKTFKIYRYDPDLGENPRYDTFEIDLDTCGPMVLDALIKMKSEQDSSLTFRRSCREGICGSCAMNMDGKNGLACTTAIEDIKGDIRITPLPHMDVIKDLVPDFTHFYAQYSSIKPWLQTVTPNPGKERLQSPEDREKLDGLYECILCACCSTSCPSYWWNSDKFLGPAILLQAYRWLADSRDEMTGERLDQLEDPFRLYRCHTIMNCANVCPKGLNPAKAIAEIKKMEAERVL
- a CDS encoding SDR family NAD(P)-dependent oxidoreductase — translated: MSTRFEGKKAIVTGGSRGIGAAIAKRLAADGADVAITYAGNQEAANVTVGAITAAGRRGHAIQANAGDPAAQAAAIGQAIDSLGGLDILVHNAGVFEIAAVDQTDSAAFERIFAVNVGGVQAGTAAAAPRINDGGRIIIIGSINGDRAFMPGLAPYGASKAAVAGLARGWARDLAPRGILVNVVQPGPVDTDMNPADGAIAEQFTAMIPLGRYGRTEEIAAVTAFLASDEASFITGTTIDVDGGVSA